The following proteins come from a genomic window of Neoarius graeffei isolate fNeoGra1 chromosome 26, fNeoGra1.pri, whole genome shotgun sequence:
- the setmar gene encoding histone-lysine N-methyltransferase SETMAR, translating into MISLFGGDISKGLENVPVCIERDVSEDSLPNFQYAPENVQGVGCDVDPSEVTLPGCSCCSPSCVQPSCPCLRFGLAYTEGGFLEQREESGASYSQPVFECNALCACGESCQSRVVQNGLQTRLCVFRTENRGWGVVTLESIKRGSFVCEYAGEVIGFEEAQQRQLSQSPEDMNYIIAVQEHGGSQRVGVTFVDPVAVGNVGRFLNHSCWPNLTMVPVRVHSVVPRLALFSSRDIESGEELTFDYSGGRAQRTDVSGPGDLQRKVCLCGAQNCIGFLPLDISVLH; encoded by the exons ATGATTAGTTTATTCGGAGGGGACATCAGCAAGGGTCTTGAAAATGTCCCTGTTTGTATTGAAAGAGACGTGAGTGAAGACAGTTTGCCCAACTTCCAG TATGCTCCAGAGAACGTTCAGGGCGTGGGCTGTGATGTTGACCCGAGTGAAGTGACCCTGCCAGGCTGCTCGTGTTGCTCGCCATCCTGCGTGCAGCCCAGCTGCCCGTGCctgcgttttggcctggcgtacaCCGAGGGAGGTTTCCTGGAGCAGCGAGAGGAGTCGGGTGCCTCTTACAGCCAACCCGTGTTTGAATGTAACGCGCTGTGTGCGTGTGGAGAGTCCTGCCAGTCCCGCGTTGTCCAGAACGGCCTGCAAACCCGCCTCTGTGTTTTCCGAACCGAGAACCGTGGCTGGGGGGTCGTGACCCTGGAATCCATCAAACGTGGCAGTTTTGTGTGCGAGTACGCTGGGGAAGTGATCGGGTTTGAGGAGGCACAGCAGAGGCAACTGTCCCAGAGTCCTGAGGATATGAATTACATCATTGCCGTGCAGGAGCACGGTGGTTCGCAGAGGGTAGGTGTGACGTTTGTGGACCCGGTCGCCGTGGGCAACGTGGGCCGCTTTCTGAACCACTCGTGTTGGCCAAACTTGACCATGGTGCCTGTGCGCGTGCACTCAGTGGTGCCCAGACTGGCCCTGTTCTCCAGCCGGGACATCGAGTCGGGCGAGGAACTCACCTTCGATTACTCAGGAGGACGCGCACAGAGAACTGACGTTTCTGGTCCAGGAGATCTCCAGAGGAAAGTGTGTCTCTGTGGTGCGCAGAACTGCATTGGCTTTTTGCCTTTAGACATTTCAGTCCTGCACTGA